In one window of Pseudochaenichthys georgianus chromosome 5, fPseGeo1.2, whole genome shotgun sequence DNA:
- the LOC117446258 gene encoding translocon-associated protein subunit alpha-like, which produces MFNFGSKMLLVFLLAFPCGLMSIGHVSADSDSAEDLAEDLAEDLAEDLAEDLAEDLAEDLAEDLAEDTETAVDEEEDEEEVLVEEDQIQPSEAEEEDSDDGANKQIGSHPDADTTILFVTGEEFPANEIVRLLVGFTNKGSQDFTVQSLEASFRYPQDFQFYIQNFTALPLSTVVPPQAQASFEYSFIPAQPMAGRPFGLVILLNYLDTEGNTFQAAIYNQTVTITELEEGIDGETMFLYIFMGGLAALALFGVYQVLETRTKKRVPVKIEKGTGGMSDVDISWIPQETLNVMNKASPKASPRKRTKRAAGTDQ; this is translated from the exons ATGTTTAATTTCGGGTCAAAAATGCTGCTGGTCTTCCTCCTGGCCTTCCCCTGTGGATTAATGTCCATCG GCCATGTCTCTGCAGACTCGGACTCTGCTGAGGACCTTGCGGAGGACCTTGCTGAGGACCTTGCGGAGGACCTTGCTGAGGACCTTGCGGAGGACCTTGCTGAGGACCTCGCTGAGGACCTTGCTGAGGACACAGAAACTGCAGTagatgaggaggaagatgaggaagagGTGCTCGTTGAGGAAGATCAGATCCAACCATCG GAAGCAGAGGAAGAGGACTCTGATGACGGAGCGAATAAACAGATAGGGTCTCACCCTGATGCCGACACCACCATCCTCTTCGTGACTGGAGAAG AGTTCCCTGCCAATGAAATTGTAAGGTTGCTGGTGGGTTTCACCAACAAGGGCAGTCAGGATTTCACCGTTCAGTCGTTAGAGGCTTCATTCCGTTACCCACAAGACTTCCAGTTTTACATCCAGAAC TTCACAGCGTTGCCTCTGAGCACCGTGGTGCCGCCCCAGGCTCAGGCCTCCTTCGAGTACTCCTTCATCCCAGCACAGCCCATGGCGGGCCGTCCTTTTGGTCTTGTTATCCTCCTCAACTATCTAGACACTGAG GGCAACACGTTCCAGGCGGCCATCTACAACCAGACTGTCACCATCACTGAGCTGGAAGAGGGAATTGACGGAGAAAC AATGTTCTTGTACATCTTCATGGGTGGACTGGCGGCTCTGGCGCTCTTTGGGGTGTACCAGGTCCTGGAGACGAGAACG AAAAAGAGAGTCCCAGTGAAAATAGAGAAGGGCACTGGTGGGATGAGCGACGTGGACATCAGCTGGATTCCTCAGGAGACTCTCAATGTCATGA ACAAGGCTTCCCCTAAAGCATCTCCACGAAAACGGACCAAGAGGGCAGCTGGTACAGATCAATAA
- the rh50 gene encoding rh50-like protein isoform X3: MNSSTSLRVRLPVLVLVFEVVMIILFSLFVTYDDNANARLQNNETNPMENSLYRDYPYFADVQVMIFVGFGCLLAFFRFYGFSGMIFNFLTATFAIQWAIVIQGFFQFYYDGKIHLGVINLLNAEFACAVVLISFGAVIGKTSPVQLLVMALLEIPMFSVVEWAVLKYIRINDAGGSILIHLFACYFGLGVTFVLYRPSLNKGHSKEITSYQSDILSVMGTLFLWVFWPSFNSALTLKGDDQHRAILHTFIGLSSSTITAFALSAVFNKRGKLTMADIQNVTLAGGVTVGASVDMMISPVAAYVLGIMGCTACFFGYRDLWHPPRYRGNLRAQHVPDIFPSCSTGGRPKAPGAAEADSRAEAGLGTYCAGTSPLPGGSYFRHHRSICCRWAAHWYGHKAALHGFPFRQGLL, translated from the exons ATGAATTCATCTACAAGTTTAAGAGTGCGCCTGCCGGTGCTAGTTCTGGTGTTTGAGGTTGTTATGATCattcttttttctctttttgtaaCGTATGATGACAATGCCAATGCAAGGCTGCAGAACAATGAGACTAACCCAATGGAGAACTCTTTGTATCGAGACTATCCCTACTTTGCTGACGTACAAGTAATGATCTTTGTAGGCTTCGGCTGTCTGCTCGCCTTCTTCCGATTTTACGGCTTCAGTGGAATGATCTTCAATTTTCTTACAGCTACATTCGCAATCCAGTGGGCGATCGTGATACAAGGTTTTTTCCAGTTTTACTATGATGGTAAAATTCACCTGGGGGTTATCAACCTGCTGAATGCAGAGTTTGCCTGTGCCGTTGTGCTCATCTCTTTCGGAGCCGTTATTGGAAAAACAAGTCCTGTTCAGCTGCTGGTTATGGCTCTGCTGGAAATCCCTATGTTTTCTGTGGTAGAGTGGGCTGTATTGAAGTACATAAGGATCAATGACGCAGGCGGCTCTATACTTATTCACCTGTTTGCCTGCTACTTTGGTCTAGGCGTGACATTTGTGCTGTACCGCCCAAGCCTGAATAAGGGACATTCAAAAGAGATCACCAGTTATCAATCGGACATCCTCTCTGTGATGGGGACCTTGTTCCTCTGGGTGTTCTGGCCTTCATTTAACTCTGCTCTGACCCTGAAGGGTGATGATCAACACAGAGCAATACTCCACACTTTTATAGGTCTGAGCTCCTCCACTATCACTGCCTTTGCTCTCTCTGCAGTGTTCAACAAGAGAGGCAAGCTCACAATGGCGGACATTCAGAATGTGACTCTGGCAGGGGGTGTGACTGTTGGGGCTTCTGTGGACATGATGATTTCCCCTGTAGCCGCATACGTCCTGGGCATCATGGGCTGCACCGCCTGTTTCTTTGGATACAG GGATCTGTGGCATCCTCCTCGCTACAGAGGAAATCTACGGGCCCAGCATGTACCAGATATTTTCCCATCGTGCTCCACTGGCGGGAGACCCAAAGCTCCTGGAGCTGCAGAAGCTGATTCCCGGGCTGAAGCCGGGCTTGGGACGTACTGCGCAGGAACAAGCCCTCTACCAGGTGGCAGCTATTTTCGCCACCATCGCAGCATCTGCTGTCGGTGGGCTGCTCACTGGTATGGTCATAAAGCTGCCCTTCATGGCTTCCCCTTCCGACAAGGACTGCTTTGA
- the rh50 gene encoding rh50-like protein isoform X2, with protein sequence MNSSTSLRVRLPVLVLVFEVVMIILFSLFVTYDDNANARLQNNETNPMENSLYRDYPYFADVQVMIFVGFGCLLAFFRFYGFSGMIFNFLTATFAIQWAIVIQGFFQFYYDGKIHLGVINLLNAEFACAVVLISFGAVIGKTSPVQLLVMALLEIPMFSVVEWAVLKYIRINDAGGSILIHLFACYFGLGVTFVLYRPSLNKGHSKEITSYQSDILSVMGTLFLWVFWPSFNSALTLKGDDQHRAILHTFIGLSSSTITAFALSAVFNKRGKLTMADIQNVTLAGGVTVGASVDMMISPVAAYVLGIMGCTACFFGYSRDLWHPPRYRGNLRAQHVPDIFPSCSTGGRPKAPGAAEADSRAEAGLGTYCAGTSPLPGGSYFRHHRSICCRWAAHWYGHKAALHGFPFRQGLL encoded by the exons ATGAATTCATCTACAAGTTTAAGAGTGCGCCTGCCGGTGCTAGTTCTGGTGTTTGAGGTTGTTATGATCattcttttttctctttttgtaaCGTATGATGACAATGCCAATGCAAGGCTGCAGAACAATGAGACTAACCCAATGGAGAACTCTTTGTATCGAGACTATCCCTACTTTGCTGACGTACAAGTAATGATCTTTGTAGGCTTCGGCTGTCTGCTCGCCTTCTTCCGATTTTACGGCTTCAGTGGAATGATCTTCAATTTTCTTACAGCTACATTCGCAATCCAGTGGGCGATCGTGATACAAGGTTTTTTCCAGTTTTACTATGATGGTAAAATTCACCTGGGGGTTATCAACCTGCTGAATGCAGAGTTTGCCTGTGCCGTTGTGCTCATCTCTTTCGGAGCCGTTATTGGAAAAACAAGTCCTGTTCAGCTGCTGGTTATGGCTCTGCTGGAAATCCCTATGTTTTCTGTGGTAGAGTGGGCTGTATTGAAGTACATAAGGATCAATGACGCAGGCGGCTCTATACTTATTCACCTGTTTGCCTGCTACTTTGGTCTAGGCGTGACATTTGTGCTGTACCGCCCAAGCCTGAATAAGGGACATTCAAAAGAGATCACCAGTTATCAATCGGACATCCTCTCTGTGATGGGGACCTTGTTCCTCTGGGTGTTCTGGCCTTCATTTAACTCTGCTCTGACCCTGAAGGGTGATGATCAACACAGAGCAATACTCCACACTTTTATAGGTCTGAGCTCCTCCACTATCACTGCCTTTGCTCTCTCTGCAGTGTTCAACAAGAGAGGCAAGCTCACAATGGCGGACATTCAGAATGTGACTCTGGCAGGGGGTGTGACTGTTGGGGCTTCTGTGGACATGATGATTTCCCCTGTAGCCGCATACGTCCTGGGCATCATGGGCTGCACCGCCTGTTTCTTTGGATACAG CAGGGATCTGTGGCATCCTCCTCGCTACAGAGGAAATCTACGGGCCCAGCATGTACCAGATATTTTCCCATCGTGCTCCACTGGCGGGAGACCCAAAGCTCCTGGAGCTGCAGAAGCTGATTCCCGGGCTGAAGCCGGGCTTGGGACGTACTGCGCAGGAACAAGCCCTCTACCAGGTGGCAGCTATTTTCGCCACCATCGCAGCATCTGCTGTCGGTGGGCTGCTCACTGGTATGGTCATAAAGCTGCCCTTCATGGCTTCCCCTTCCGACAAGGACTGCTTTGA
- the rh50 gene encoding rh50-like protein isoform X1 yields the protein MNSSTSLRVRLPVLVLVFEVVMIILFSLFVTYDDNANARLQNNETNPMENSLYRDYPYFADVQVMIFVGFGCLLAFFRFYGFSGMIFNFLTATFAIQWAIVIQGFFQFYYDGKIHLGVINLLNAEFACAVVLISFGAVIGKTSPVQLLVMALLEIPMFSVVEWAVLKYIRINDAGGSILIHLFACYFGLGVTFVLYRPSLNKGHSKEITSYQSDILSVMGTLFLWVFWPSFNSALTLKGDDQHRAILHTFIGLSSSTITAFALSAVFNKRGKLTMADIQNVTLAGGVTVGASVDMMISPVAAYVLGIMGCTACFFGYRYLTPFMARHMRIQDQCGIHNLHGLTGLISSTAGICGILLATEEIYGPSMYQIFSHRAPLAGDPKLLELQKLIPGLKPGLGRTAQEQALYQVAAIFATIAASAVGGLLTGMVIKLPFMASPSDKDCFDDDLFFDVPSDFDRGHQALISYDDKSQMLSSIDTKEVSKSV from the coding sequence ATGAATTCATCTACAAGTTTAAGAGTGCGCCTGCCGGTGCTAGTTCTGGTGTTTGAGGTTGTTATGATCattcttttttctctttttgtaaCGTATGATGACAATGCCAATGCAAGGCTGCAGAACAATGAGACTAACCCAATGGAGAACTCTTTGTATCGAGACTATCCCTACTTTGCTGACGTACAAGTAATGATCTTTGTAGGCTTCGGCTGTCTGCTCGCCTTCTTCCGATTTTACGGCTTCAGTGGAATGATCTTCAATTTTCTTACAGCTACATTCGCAATCCAGTGGGCGATCGTGATACAAGGTTTTTTCCAGTTTTACTATGATGGTAAAATTCACCTGGGGGTTATCAACCTGCTGAATGCAGAGTTTGCCTGTGCCGTTGTGCTCATCTCTTTCGGAGCCGTTATTGGAAAAACAAGTCCTGTTCAGCTGCTGGTTATGGCTCTGCTGGAAATCCCTATGTTTTCTGTGGTAGAGTGGGCTGTATTGAAGTACATAAGGATCAATGACGCAGGCGGCTCTATACTTATTCACCTGTTTGCCTGCTACTTTGGTCTAGGCGTGACATTTGTGCTGTACCGCCCAAGCCTGAATAAGGGACATTCAAAAGAGATCACCAGTTATCAATCGGACATCCTCTCTGTGATGGGGACCTTGTTCCTCTGGGTGTTCTGGCCTTCATTTAACTCTGCTCTGACCCTGAAGGGTGATGATCAACACAGAGCAATACTCCACACTTTTATAGGTCTGAGCTCCTCCACTATCACTGCCTTTGCTCTCTCTGCAGTGTTCAACAAGAGAGGCAAGCTCACAATGGCGGACATTCAGAATGTGACTCTGGCAGGGGGTGTGACTGTTGGGGCTTCTGTGGACATGATGATTTCCCCTGTAGCCGCATACGTCCTGGGCATCATGGGCTGCACCGCCTGTTTCTTTGGATACAGGTACCTGACCCCCTTTATGGCTCGACACATGAGGATCCAAGACCAGTGTGGCATTCACAACCTGCACGGACTCACTGGCCTCATTTCATCCACAGCAGGGATCTGTGGCATCCTCCTCGCTACAGAGGAAATCTACGGGCCCAGCATGTACCAGATATTTTCCCATCGTGCTCCACTGGCGGGAGACCCAAAGCTCCTGGAGCTGCAGAAGCTGATTCCCGGGCTGAAGCCGGGCTTGGGACGTACTGCGCAGGAACAAGCCCTCTACCAGGTGGCAGCTATTTTCGCCACCATCGCAGCATCTGCTGTCGGTGGGCTGCTCACTGGTATGGTCATAAAGCTGCCCTTCATGGCTTCCCCTTCCGACAAGGACTGCTTTGATGATGATCTCTTCTTTGACGTGCCGTCTGACTTTGACAGGGGACACCAGGCCCTCATAAGCTATGATGACAAGTCACAAATGTTGAGCTCTATTGACACCAAAGAAGTCTCAAAGTCAGTCTAA